Proteins from a single region of Harpia harpyja isolate bHarHar1 chromosome 14, bHarHar1 primary haplotype, whole genome shotgun sequence:
- the LOC128150797 gene encoding urotensin-2 receptor-like: MEPNGTAAAGGNASAAAAAAAAGGGGPPGGGPLLIPSAFGTVLSVMYVAGVVGNVYTLVVMCHSARCAAPMYSSIVSLALADLLYLSTIPFIVCTYLAQDWYFGDLGCRILLSLDLLTMHASIFTLTLMCTERYLAVTRPLDTLKRSRGYRKVTAGAVWSVSLLLTLPMMLMVTLTEGGKAEGKVKRMCAPTWSVDAYRTYLTVLFSTSIMAPGIIIGFLYTRLARTYLESQRNPPHKEKSKRSPRQKVLIMIFSIVLVFWACFLPFWIWQLVRLYSSSLQLTTQTQKCINYLVTCLTYSNSCINPFLYTLLTKNYREYLRNRHRNFYRFTSSFRKRGSNLQCSWGRSTSSSNQYDYSSEAVGMATLKDK, translated from the coding sequence atgGAGCCCAacgggacggcggcggcggggggcaacgcctcggcggcggcggcggcggcggcggcggggggcggcggtcCCCCCGGGGGAGGCCCCCTGCTCATCCCGTCGGCCTTCGGGACGGTGCTGTCGGTGATGTACGTGGCCGGGGTGGTGGGCAACGTCTACACGCTGGTGGTGATGTGCCACTCGGCGCGCTGCGCGGCCCCCATGTACAGCTCCATCGTCAGCCTGGCCCTGGCCGACCTGCTCTACCTCTCCACCATCCCCTTCATCGTCTGCACCTACCTGGCCCAGGACTGGTACTTCGGGGACCTGGGGTGCCGCATCCTGCTCAGCCTGGACCTGCTCACCATGCACGCCAGCATCTTCACCCTCACCCTCATGTGCACCGAGCGCTACCTGGCCGTCACCCGGCCCCTGGACACCCTGAAGCGGTCGCGCGGCTACCGGAAGGTCACGGCGGGGGCCGTCTGGTCGGTCTCGCTGCTCCTTACCCTGCCCATGATGCTGATGGTCACCCTGACCGAGGGGGGCAAGGCGGAGGGCAAGGTGAAGAGGATGTGTGCGCCCACCTGGAGCGTGGATGCCTACCGGACCTACCTGACGGTGCTCTTCAGCACCAGCATCATGGCCCCAGGAATCATCATCGGCTTCCTCTACACGCGCCTGGCCAGGACCTACCTGGAGTCCCAGAGGAACCCCCCCCACAAGGAGAAGAGCAAGAGGTCCCCCCGGCAGAAGGTCCTCATCATGATTTTCAGCATCGTGCTGGTCTTCTGGGCCTGCTTCCTGCCGTTTTGGATCTGGCAGCTGGTGCGACTCtacagcagctccctgcagctcaCCACCCAAACCCAAAAGTGCATTAACTACCTGGTGACCTGCCTGACCTACAGCAACAGCTGCATCAACCCCTTCCTCTACACCCTGCTCACCAAAAACTACCGGGAATACCTGCGCAACAGGCACCGCAACTTCTACAGGTTCACATCCTCCTTTCGCAAGAGGGGCTCCAACCTGCAGTGCTCCTGGGGACGGTCCACGTCCTCCAGCAACCAGTATGACTACAGCTCGGAGGCCGTGGGCATGGCCACGCTGAAGGACAAGTGA